CGCCCCGAGTAGCCCATTTGGACGCCCGCAACAGCGACGCCGGTCAGCGAACGCCGTTAACCAAGCTTGACAAGAGGCAAGTTTTGTGGTAGTATAGAAGTAGGATTGGGATTCCCTCAATCCGTTTTCAGCGCCCTTCAAACCGACGACTGAGAAAGAAATCAGATGAACTGAAATCAATAAGAGAGTTATAAATTGTATAATCCATTTATTCAACGCATTTTCCAATCCCGCCAAGCTCGCAACGGCGGGCTCGTTCGCCGCAATATCGGCTGGGTCAATCTTTTCGCCTCCATGGAACAGCTCGAAGCCGAGGTTCGCCGCCGCGGCTTCCACATGTTTGTCGTCGGCGACCAGGCGCTCATCCTCTGCAACAGCGGAGGCCTCACCTTGGTCTGCTAAAGCGCCCCACCACCGTCCTGGGCCTCTGGCCCAGGACGTATTCTCTTCACGGCCCCCGCCCCTGCGGGATGCGAATGACTCCCGGACAGGCGACGGAAGCTCTCTTTGACCGACACGAAGATCACCGAGGGGCTGCGCCCATCCAACCGCGTCCAGCGGGTCCTGATCTCATCGACCAGCTGGTTCATCGGCGAGTTCGCCGGCGATGATCTCTTGATCACCCACGCCTGGCCCAGCCTTGGAAACCGGGCGGCACGCCAGAGGATGCTGGCCGATCGCCATGCGCGCGGCGCCTTCGTGGCTGCGTTTCTGACCGACGACTACGAGAAGGCCCCAGGCGTCGTGGTCCCGCAATATGCCGGCTACGGCGAGATGTTCGCGGCCGGGATGAGCGTGCTGTTCGGCAAGCGCTTCGACGCCCATGGCTCGCTGCAGAACGATGGCATCTTCAACCTGCCCGATCTCAGCGCGTTCTCGACCTTCACCGATCCGGAGCTGCCGCAGAACAACCACCGTCCGCGCAAGACCCTGCCCGTCCTGCTGAACCTGGAAGAGGTCACCCGCCTCTATCCCGTCTGGACGGGCACGCGCGACATCCCGGCCCTGCACGCCTTCGACGCTGCGTGCCGCTTCTACATGCGCGCGCTACAGAGCAGCGAGCACGATCCCGAACAGGCCTATCTGCACCTGATCACGGCCGGCGAGATCATCTCCGAAGCCCAGTACCCGGCCGGCGGGCGGCTGCTCGACCCGGAGCTGGAGGCTCTCCTGCAGCGGATCGAGAAGGACCTGCCCGACGGCAAGGCCGCCGGCAGCACGCTGCGAAAGCGACTGTTCGAAATCAAGCGACGGTTCGTGACCACCTTCGTGGACTATATCGACCAGCCCTTCTTCGATGGGGGCGAGGCCGAGGCGGCATTCTGGTGCTTCCAGCCCGACAGCTTCAAGGCGTCCATCGGCGCGGCCTACGACCTGCGAAGCCGCTTCGTCCATACTGGCCAGTCATTCGCGGGCTGGGTCGAGCCCAGCCACCGGCTCAACGACGTCCAAGGCGGCCAGCCCGTCGTCAACGACAAAGACCTCCGCAAGATCCTGGAGCGCGCCCCGACCATCCTGGGTCTCGAGCGCGCAACCCGCTATCTGATCCTGCGCTTTGGCCAAGCGCGCCTCGGCCTCGACCTGACACCGCCCCCGCCACCCGAAACCACAGCCTAGCGACCCCAGACCGGGCATCCAGCGTTGAAGAACCCAACCGAAGGCGCGACAATGCGCCGGTTCATTCACCCGGGGGAACCGTGGGCCTCGCTGCGTTCAAAACCGTTCGACAGGCATTGGTGGCTTTCGCCGCCCTGCTGATGGCGGGGCTGTCCGTGCAGGCGCCGGTCGAGCAGGCCCATCTCGACGCGGACTTCGTTCAGGCCGCCAGCGCTTTGACCCAAGCGGCCGCACCCGCGGTCGCCGAGACGCAGGACGCTTCAACCTCCGTGAGACCGAGCGCGGTTCAGACCCCGACCGATCCTCACGCATCCGAGGCGCCGGCCTCGGGCGCGCATCATCACCATGCCGACGGCCCGCCCCTTCACGATCAGGTCGCGAACGCCAACGCTCCGACCATCGCGGCCACTGCAGCGGCTCGGTTCCGGCTGGACAATGACCACCGCGCCGGCCTGACCGGCAACCCGCAAGACCGCCCGCCCAGATCCGACCTCGAACCTATCGCCTAGACCGCGCGGCCCTGGCCGCGTCCTTCGTGTTCGAGGATTCCCATGTTTCTGAAATCTTCAGGCCGCACGTCGCGGCTCCATGCGCCCGCGCGCGCCTCCACTCTGCTGTCGTCGATTGATCACCGGAGCGTCGCTCCGTGAGCCCGATCCATGACCTCACCCTCTATGCCGCCGCCCATCCCTGGGCCGTGACGGCCGCCGTGCTGCTGGTCCTGATCGTCCTGATCGCCAGCCTGGTCTGGCTCTGGCAACGGCAGGCCGAGGAGATCCTCAGCCTCTACAAACAACCCGACGACGACCCACACCGGATCGATCTTGAGAACGGGCGCTTTCGGCTGGACATCGTGCGCCGCCACGCCGGCTGGCGGTTCGTGATCACCTGCCGTGACCACGATCTCAAACCCGGCGACGTGGTCGTGACCACAATCCGTCCGGACGGCTTGGGCCAGCGTTTCGACTTCGCTCGCCGCGGTCGACGCCTGCAATCGATCGTCAAGGTGCGTGAACCGCTGATCTTCGTGGCCCACGTGTCGATCAGCTGGGGCGGTTTCGACTCCACCTTCGTGATCGGCTTTGGCGGCGCCGTAGAACCGATCCGCGCCCACGGCGAAGTGCTCCGGCGCCCGGAGACCACCGCTGACAAAGGCTAGAGCGCCGACCTGGCGCGCCCGCCGGGTTCGCCCGGCGGGCCCTGGGGCTCGGCTCGCCCTACACTGGTGGACCGCGGAACGGATCGTTCTCCCGCAGCCAGCGCCGGGCCGGTCGCTCGACCGCGTGATAGACCGCCACCGACACAAGGAGGCACACCGCCAGGACCCCGAACCTGGCGCCCCAGGCCCAGACCCCGGTCGGCGGCGCCGGCAGGCGGTCCAGGACTTCGAAATAGGCGATGTCGACCGGCAAGTGGGTCATGTAGACCGCGTAGGAGATCTCGCCGAGATAGACCGCCAGCGGCGCGGCCAGGAGGGTGGCGCGCCCAGCCTTGTCCGTTTCCGCCAGGCAGAAGATCAGCGCCGCCAGGCCCGGCCAGATCCAACGATCGGCCAGACCCAGGGCGGTGGACAAGACGATCCAGACCACCGCGAGACCCGTACCCAGCAGCGCCAGCCTCGGCGACATCGACCGTGTCGCGCCCAACCGATGCAGGGCCACGCCCATGGCGAAGGACGGCACGATCCGCAACGCCCCGCCCTGGGCGGTCAACCGGGTCAGCGATCCGCCGAAGGTCTGCACGATCCCGTCGAGCGCGAAGAACAGGACGATCGCCAGCACCACGGCCAGAACGGGACGCGCGCGTAAGGCGATGGATGCGACGGCCGCCGCCGGGAACAGCAGGTAGGCGAACCATTCGGCCGAGATCGACCAGGATGGGAAGTTCCACTGCACGGTTGGCGTCGACCACCAGGCATGGATCAGCACCAGATGCTGCGGGATGGCGCTGGGATCGAAGGCCTGTGTCTCGAAGCTGGCGCCGGCCCAGCGGCCCAGGGCCCAGAGGACGATGGTCGCGCCCAGGGTCAGCAGATGCACCGGATAGAGCCGCGCCAGGCGGGCCCACAGGAAGGAACCGTATCGGAAGCGCCCCTCGGACCAGGCCTTCAGATAGACATGGGAGAGGATGAAGCCCGACAGGATGAAGAAGAGATCGACCCCGAGATAACCCTTGGCGATCAGACCGAACCGTTCGAGGTCGAGACCGAGGCGATTGCGGAAGTGGTAGACGAGCACCCAGGCGGCCGCGACGATGCGCAGGCCGGTCAGAGATCGAAGATCGGCTGGATACATGGTCCCCCCCGGGATGTTGATGGCCTAGCCCTCGCCGAGCATGCCGCCATCGCGGCGCGTTTCGGTTTCGCTCTCGACGCCCTCGACATTGCCGCCCGTCGGGCCGCCCTCGTCGATCATGCCGCCGTCCTTGCGGGGCGCGGGCTCCGGGGATGACGACGGCTTGCCATCGGTGCTGGTCGCCGCGTCGGGCTTGGGGGGATTGGGATTGGTCATGTGCTGCTCCTGAAAACTGGCCGTGGGGGCGGGTCGGGACGCGCCTGGCTCCGCGCTAGGCGGTCGCGGCCCCGGTGCGGTGTCGGTGGCCGCCATAGGCGACGACCTGGATCTTGCCGATGGTCGCCAACCCCACATCGGCGGCCACTTCCAAGGTCGCGGCCAAGGCGTCGAGCTTGGCGCGGCTGTCGACCATCTCGACGATCAGATGCTGTTCGGGAGCCAGGTCGCGGGCCTTGGCGCCGTGCAGCACCGCCTCGCCAAAGGCTTCTTCGATACGCAGCACCGCCGCGCCGGCGATGTCCATCTCGCGGGCGCGCGCCATAAGTACCGCGTCATAGGCGACCCCGTTCAGGGTCGCGCCGGCGTCCAGGTAGATCCGCAGGATGTGCAGGTCGTCTTCGTTCACGCGTCACCTCACGCTCTAAAGTCTGGCGCGCCCCAAGGTCTGGGGCGGCCAGCAGATTGAGGGCCGGCCGCCTAAGCGTGCCGCCCCTCCTCTCCGCACTCGGTCACTTCGGTCTGGATGGTGACGTGGTGCAGGTCGAAGTCGGTCTCTAGTCGGGTGGCGATCGCCGTGCGCACGGCCTCGCCCTGCGCTCCCTCTGTCAGCACGACATGGACGGTGCAGACCGCCTGGTCCGCGCCCGTGGTCCACAGATGCAGCTCGTGAACGCTGGCCACGCCAGGGGCCTCGGTAATGGCCTTGCGCACGCCGGCCAGGGCCATTCCGGGAGGCGCGCCTTCCAGGAGGATTCGGGTGGTGTCCTTCAAAAGGATCCAGGTCCGCGGCAGCACCCACAGGCCGATGCCGATGGCCACGATCGGGTCGACGAACCGCCAGCCGGTGATCTTGATGACGATGGCCCCGACGACCACGCCCAGCGAGCCGAGCATATCGGCCCAGACCTCGAGATAGGCGCCCTTGACGTTGAGGCTCTTGTCCTTGTGGCTGGCCAGAAGGCGCATGGAGATCAGGTTGATGACCAGGCCCAGCGCCGCGACGATGAACATCCCCACCGAGCCGACGGGCTCGGGGTTGAGGATGCGCTTGACGCCTTCGACCAGAACATAGATGGCGACGCCGAACAGCAGGATGGCGTTGAAAGCCGCCGCGAGGATCTCGAAGCGCCGATAGCCGAAGGTGAAGTCCTCGGTGGGCTTGCGCTGGCCGACCCGGATCGCCGCCAGGGCGATGGCCAGGGCGGCGGCGTCGGTGAACATGTGCGCGGCGTCTGACAGCAGCGCCAGGCTGTTGAAGGCGATGCCGGCGACGACCTCAGCGATCAGGAATGTCGAGGTCAGCGCCAGGGCTATGGCAAGCCGCTTGCCGTTCGCCTGGCTCGCGCCGTGATCGTGTCCAGCTCCCATTGAAAACCTCTCCTCTTCACGTGCGCCGAAACGCGCCTGCCAAGTTTGAGGGATCAACGCACGAAACCCGCCAAATGGGAGCTTCGCGCGCGCTCCCCCGCGTCTATTTCTTGTCGAGGATGGAGAGGGTCGCTTTCTCCATCGCGTCCTGGGTATCGAGGACGTTGAGATTGGCCTCATAGGCTTTCATAGCCTGCTTGAGGTCGAGGCTCTCGGCCAGGCTGTTGACGTTGGGCAGCAGCACGTAACCGGCGGCGTTGGCCGCTGGGTGGCCGGGGTCGTAGGCTTGAGGGAATGGTTTGGGATCGGCTTTCACGCCGCTCAACACCACGCCCTCATCGCCGCCCATCGGCTCGACCTTGAACACCGGGATCTGGCGGCGATAGGGCTCGCCGCCGGGGGTTCTGGCGGTCGAGTTCGCGTTGGCGATGTTCTCGGCCAGGATCTGGATACGCTTCTTCTGGGCTTGCAGTCCCGACACGGCGATCGCCGTGCTTCCCCCTTCGATCGGCTTACTCATTCAAGTGCTCCGTGGGTGGATATGAAGAACGGGCGGCGCGCCGGAGCTTGTCCGGCGCGCCGCCTTGGTCTTAGGCGTCGGCGGGTCTCCGGATTTCGGCCTTACGCAGGACGAAGCGGCAGATCGCCGGCAGGACGAAGAGCGTGAGGGCCGTGGCGGTGATCAGCCCGCCGATGACGACGGTGGCCAGCGGACGCTGGACCTCCGCGCCGGTGCCGGTCGCCAGGGCCATGGGCACGAAGCCCAGCGAGGCGACCAGACCGGTCATCATCACCGGCCGCAGCCGCTCCATGGCCCCGTCGATGATCGCCTTCTCCAGCGGCATGCCGGTGGCGAGGCGCTGTCGGATGGCGGTCATCATGACCAGGCCGTTCAGCACCGCCACGCCCGAGAGCGCGATGAAGCCGACGGCGGCCGAGACGGAGAACGGGATCCCGCGCAAGGCCAGGCCGAAGACGCCGCCGGCCAGGGCCAGCGGGATCGCCGAGAACACGGCCGCGGCCGGCGCGATGCCGCCCAGGGCCATGTAGAGCAGGCCGAAGATCAGCAGGAAGCAGAGCGGGACCACGAGCGCCAGGCGGCCTTGGGCGGCCTTCAGATTCTCGTACTGACCACCCCAGACCAGCCAGGAGCCGGCCGGCAGCTTGACCTGCGCATCGACCTTCTGCTGGGCCTGCGTGACGAACGAGCCCAGGTCCGCGCCGCGAACATTCGACTGGACCACGACGCGACGCTTGCCGTTCTCGCGGCTGACCTGGTTGAGGCCTTCCGAATAGGAGAACTTGGCCACGTCGCGCAGAGGCACCGAGGCGCGGGCGCCGCCCCCTGCCCGCTCAGGCAGCATGACCGGCAGGGCGCCGACGGCGTCCAGGTCGTTGCGGCTGGCGTCCGGCAAGCGGACCACCACGTCGAAGCGTCGGTCGCCCTGGAAGACCAGGCCGGCCTCGCGGCCGCCCATGGCCACGGCCAGGGTGTCGGCGACCTCCTCGACCGTCAGGCCGAGGCGACCGATGGCGTCGCGATCGAGCTGGACGTCCAGGGTCGGGAAGCCCGAGGTCTGCTCGACCTTGACGTCCGCCGCGCCCTTCACCGTCCGCAGGACCGTGGCGATCTCTTCGGCGGTGCGGCTCATGGCGTCGAGATCGTCGCCATAAACCTTGATCGCCACGTCGCCGCGCACGCCGGCGATCAGCTCGTTGAAGCGCATCTGGATCGGCTGGCTGAACTCGTAGGCGTTGCCCGTCAGGCCTTCCAGCTTGTTCTCGATGCGGCCGATCAGCTCGGCTTTGGTCTCATTCTTATTGGGCCATTCGTCCTTGGGCTTGAGGATGATGAAGGCGTCCGAGGCATTGGGCGGCATGGGGTCGCTGGCGACCTCGGCCGTGCCGGTCTTGGAGTAGACGAAGGCCACTTCGGGGAAACCCGCCACGACGCGCTCGATCCGGCGCTGCATGCGCAGCGACTGCTCCAGCGAGGTCGACGGGATGCGCAGGGCCTGGACGGCCATGTCCTTCTCGTCGAGCTGAGGCGTGAACTCCCGGCCCAGGAACCCGAAGGTCACGGCGGCCAGGACAAAGAGCGCCACCGCGCCGCCGATCACCGGCCAGGGCTTGGCCACGACCTTGTGCAGCAGCGGCTCATAGCGGGACTTGGTCCAGCGGACCGGCGCGACTTCCTTCTCGGCCACCTTGCCGTTGATCAACAGGGCGATCATGGCCGGGATGAAGGTCAGCGACAGCACGAAGGCGCCGGCCAGGGCCAGCATCACGGTGATGGCCATCGGCGAGAAGGTCTTGCCCTCCACGCCGGTGAAGGTCAGCAGTGGGGCGTAGACCAGGAGGATGATCGCCTGGCCATAGACGGTGGGCGAGATCATCTCGCGGGCGGCTTCGCGGGTTTCGCCCAGGCGCTCGGACAGCGTCAGGAGACGGCCCTCGTGGTGCTGGCGCTCGGCCAGGCGCCGCAAGGCGTTTTCGACGATGATCACGGCGCCGTCGACGATCAGACCAAAGTCCAGCGCGCCCAGGCTCATCAGATTGCCCGAGACGCCCAGCTTGTTCATGCCGATGGCGGTCATCAGCATCGACAGCGGGATGACCAGGGCGGTGATCAGGGCGGCGCGGAAGTTCCCGAGCAGCAGGAACAGCACCACGATGACAAGCAGAGCGCCTTCGGTCAGGTTCTTTTCGACGGTCTTGATGGTCGCGCCGACCAGCTTGGAGCGGTCGTAGACCACCTGGACCTTCACGCCGACCGGCAGACTCTTGGCCACCTCGGTCAGCTTCTCGGCCGAGGCGCCCGCGACGGTGCGGCTGTTCTCGCCGGTCAGCATCAGCACGGTGCCGACAACGACCTCTTCGCCGTTCTCCGAAGCCGCACCGGTGCGCAGGGCGCCGCCGAGCTTGACGGTGGCGACGTCACGCACGCGGATCGAGACACCTTCACGCGCCGCGACCGTGGCGTTGGCGATCTCGTCGACCGTGCGGACGCGGGCGTCGGCGCGAACGAGGAAGGCTTCCCCGCCCTTCTCGACGAAGTTGGCGCCGACGGCGAGGTTCGCCGCCTCCAGGGCTTTGGCCAGGTCGTTGAACGAGACGCCGACCGAGGCCATGCGGGTCGGATCGGGCTGGACGATGAACTGCTTTTCGAAGCCGCCGATGGAGTCGACACCGGCCACACCCGCGACCGAGCGCATCTGGGGCCGGACGATCCAGTCCTGCACTTCGCGCAGGAACGCCGCCTGGGCCGTGGGATCGGAAAGCCGCTCCCCCGTCGAGGTCAGGTAGGACCCGTCGCTCTGCCAGCCGGGCGAACCTTCGGTGACCTTGGCGCCCTTGCCGCCCGGATGCTCGAAGGCCACGGTCCACATCAGGACCTCGCCCAGACCCGAGGAGATCGGGCCCATGGCCGGTTCGGCTCCGGCCGGCAGGCTTTGGCGCACCTGGGTCAGGCGCTCGGCCACCTGCTGGCGGGCGAAGTAGATGTCGGTCTTTTCCTTGAAGACGATCGTCACCTGGGAAAAGCCGTTGCGCGAGATCGAGCGCGTGGACTCCAGGCCAGGGATGCCGGCCATGGCCGTCTCCACCGGGAAGGTGACGAGCTTTTCCACCTCGGCCGGGGCCAGGGTTCCCGAGACGGTGTTGATCTGGACCTGCTTGTTGGTGATGTCGGGCACCGCGTCGATCGGCAGGCGCACGAGGTTGTAGACGCCTAGGGCCGCGACCAGCGTGACCAGGGCGATGACGGCCCACCGGAAGCGGACCGAAAGGTCGAGGATACGGCCGATCATCGGGCCACCTCGCCGGTTTCCATGGCGTGGGGCTTGTCCTGATAGCGGACTTCCAG
The DNA window shown above is from Caulobacter sp. FWC26 and carries:
- the flgC gene encoding flagellar basal body rod protein FlgC: MSKPIEGGSTAIAVSGLQAQKKRIQILAENIANANSTARTPGGEPYRRQIPVFKVEPMGGDEGVVLSGVKADPKPFPQAYDPGHPAANAAGYVLLPNVNSLAESLDLKQAMKAYEANLNVLDTQDAMEKATLSILDKK
- a CDS encoding efflux RND transporter permease subunit; translation: MIGRILDLSVRFRWAVIALVTLVAALGVYNLVRLPIDAVPDITNKQVQINTVSGTLAPAEVEKLVTFPVETAMAGIPGLESTRSISRNGFSQVTIVFKEKTDIYFARQQVAERLTQVRQSLPAGAEPAMGPISSGLGEVLMWTVAFEHPGGKGAKVTEGSPGWQSDGSYLTSTGERLSDPTAQAAFLREVQDWIVRPQMRSVAGVAGVDSIGGFEKQFIVQPDPTRMASVGVSFNDLAKALEAANLAVGANFVEKGGEAFLVRADARVRTVDEIANATVAAREGVSIRVRDVATVKLGGALRTGAASENGEEVVVGTVLMLTGENSRTVAGASAEKLTEVAKSLPVGVKVQVVYDRSKLVGATIKTVEKNLTEGALLVIVVLFLLLGNFRAALITALVIPLSMLMTAIGMNKLGVSGNLMSLGALDFGLIVDGAVIIVENALRRLAERQHHEGRLLTLSERLGETREAAREMISPTVYGQAIILLVYAPLLTFTGVEGKTFSPMAITVMLALAGAFVLSLTFIPAMIALLINGKVAEKEVAPVRWTKSRYEPLLHKVVAKPWPVIGGAVALFVLAAVTFGFLGREFTPQLDEKDMAVQALRIPSTSLEQSLRMQRRIERVVAGFPEVAFVYSKTGTAEVASDPMPPNASDAFIILKPKDEWPNKNETKAELIGRIENKLEGLTGNAYEFSQPIQMRFNELIAGVRGDVAIKVYGDDLDAMSRTAEEIATVLRTVKGAADVKVEQTSGFPTLDVQLDRDAIGRLGLTVEEVADTLAVAMGGREAGLVFQGDRRFDVVVRLPDASRNDLDAVGALPVMLPERAGGGARASVPLRDVAKFSYSEGLNQVSRENGKRRVVVQSNVRGADLGSFVTQAQQKVDAQVKLPAGSWLVWGGQYENLKAAQGRLALVVPLCFLLIFGLLYMALGGIAPAAAVFSAIPLALAGGVFGLALRGIPFSVSAAVGFIALSGVAVLNGLVMMTAIRQRLATGMPLEKAIIDGAMERLRPVMMTGLVASLGFVPMALATGTGAEVQRPLATVVIGGLITATALTLFVLPAICRFVLRKAEIRRPADA
- a CDS encoding DUF190 domain-containing protein: MNEDDLHILRIYLDAGATLNGVAYDAVLMARAREMDIAGAAVLRIEEAFGEAVLHGAKARDLAPEQHLIVEMVDSRAKLDALAATLEVAADVGLATIGKIQVVAYGGHRHRTGAATA
- a CDS encoding HEPN domain-containing protein, whose protein sequence is MTDTKITEGLRPSNRVQRVLISSTSWFIGEFAGDDLLITHAWPSLGNRAARQRMLADRHARGAFVAAFLTDDYEKAPGVVVPQYAGYGEMFAAGMSVLFGKRFDAHGSLQNDGIFNLPDLSAFSTFTDPELPQNNHRPRKTLPVLLNLEEVTRLYPVWTGTRDIPALHAFDAACRFYMRALQSSEHDPEQAYLHLITAGEIISEAQYPAGGRLLDPELEALLQRIEKDLPDGKAAGSTLRKRLFEIKRRFVTTFVDYIDQPFFDGGEAEAAFWCFQPDSFKASIGAAYDLRSRFVHTGQSFAGWVEPSHRLNDVQGGQPVVNDKDLRKILERAPTILGLERATRYLILRFGQARLGLDLTPPPPPETTA
- a CDS encoding acyltransferase translates to MYPADLRSLTGLRIVAAAWVLVYHFRNRLGLDLERFGLIAKGYLGVDLFFILSGFILSHVYLKAWSEGRFRYGSFLWARLARLYPVHLLTLGATIVLWALGRWAGASFETQAFDPSAIPQHLVLIHAWWSTPTVQWNFPSWSISAEWFAYLLFPAAAVASIALRARPVLAVVLAIVLFFALDGIVQTFGGSLTRLTAQGGALRIVPSFAMGVALHRLGATRSMSPRLALLGTGLAVVWIVLSTALGLADRWIWPGLAALIFCLAETDKAGRATLLAAPLAVYLGEISYAVYMTHLPVDIAYFEVLDRLPAPPTGVWAWGARFGVLAVCLLVSVAVYHAVERPARRWLRENDPFRGPPV
- a CDS encoding cation diffusion facilitator family transporter, yielding MGAGHDHGASQANGKRLAIALALTSTFLIAEVVAGIAFNSLALLSDAAHMFTDAAALAIALAAIRVGQRKPTEDFTFGYRRFEILAAAFNAILLFGVAIYVLVEGVKRILNPEPVGSVGMFIVAALGLVINLISMRLLASHKDKSLNVKGAYLEVWADMLGSLGVVVGAIVIKITGWRFVDPIVAIGIGLWVLPRTWILLKDTTRILLEGAPPGMALAGVRKAITEAPGVASVHELHLWTTGADQAVCTVHVVLTEGAQGEAVRTAIATRLETDFDLHHVTIQTEVTECGEEGRHA